The genomic interval CTTCTCCCACCCCTCACCCGAAGTTGGGAGAAGATACAGAAATTGAATCGGGTTGAAAGTTACAGAATCAGGAACCTGAAGCAGTTTCCCCGGTCGATTCTGGAGTATCTGAAGGGGGGGTGGAGGCAGCCGCAGCTTTGGCTTTTTCACGCTCTTCCCGCTTTTTGCGCTCTGCTTGCAAGGCATCTTCCATCACAATGCGAGCCTGTGCCATCTTTTCCAGATTGCTGCGGTAAAGTTCCAAATCTTTCTGGAATTTTTCTTCTGGCAGGTTGAGGGTGGCACAAATCTTCTTAAGCGCTTCAGTTCGCTGGGTTTCGTCTTTTACAAGTTCGGGATCTGCCAGTTCTAGCAGAGTATATACCCCGATCGCAAACAAACGACTGTACTTGAACTGAGGATTGTGGGCGATCGTTCGCACAGATTCTTGTAAATCTGCTGCATCGGCGATGGGTGAGGATTGCTCCAACCAGGAGACAAGTTCCTGCTGGGATAGGCGATTGGCGATCGCTCCCAGTCGCTCGGCATCGTGCCTATAGCGGTTTGGATCATCCTCTAAAGCTTTACAAAGACCGTCAAAAATTGAGGTAATATCCGCCTCTGGACGATATCCCTGCATAAATCGGTTGAATGCAGTGACGACACCAAGGGCATAGATCGGATCGTAGCGGAAGTCCGCATTCACTGCCAGCAAATGCATCTCTACCATGAGTTCTTCCAGCCACCCTGCGGTAGATTGAATTAATCGGGCGAGTGTGGATGGTGTAAAAGGCTCGCTTCGTTTCTGAGACAGTGCGGACGTTGTTCACAGTAAAAGTTAGAGTGGGCGACATACCTCCCATTCTCTCGCTTGACGACAACTTTGCCAAGTTTTGAAAAGAGGCGATTAGGTGTCAGATGCCAGGTGTCAGGTGTTGGGGAAAGGATATTAGAGATATAAAGGGTTTTGAGTTTTGAATTAGGCTATTCGTTATTCGTCATTGCTGGCAGTCGATCTACTTCCCCTCACCCCCTCACCTCCCCATCTCCCTTACCTTCCTCATCTCTCATCTCCCATCCCCCATCCTCCATCCTTGCCCCTATGGATTCTTCCCTTCTTACCCTTGCCCGTTATATGTCAGGTGAATTTGACAACCGGGAACAGGCGATCGCAGAACCAATCTGGTACGTTCACCTGCGGCTATGGCAGCGCCCCGTTCCCCTATTTACGGAAGATAGCCTGACCCTGTTTGCAGAGCAGGCAAATATTCTCCAGTCAGGGCAACCCTATCGCCAGCGTCTTTTACGGCTAAGACAGGTTGCCAATGAGCCTGAATCGCCTCTACAGGTGCAGTATTACAGCTTCAAAGATCCGGGTGCGATCAGCGGCGCAGGCAGCCAACCAGAAATTCTCCAAACCATTACGCTGGATCAAATCGATCGGCTACCCGGTTGTGTTCTCCATGTCACCCAGCCCACAGCCCATGCCTTTGTCGCTTCCCCCCCACCCGATAGCCCCTGCTATTTCACCTATCAGGGCGAAACCCGTCAGGTTTCCCTGGGTTTTGAAGCCAGATCTGAACAATTTTTGAGTTACGACAAAGGCGTTGATATCGAAACAGGCAAAGCCTTGTGGGGGGCAATTATGGGGCCTTACCGCTACACCAAGCGTCAGGATTTTGCTGACGAGCTAAGGGAAAAGGGGGAGTAGGGAGTAGGGAGTAGGGAGTAGGGAGTAGGGAGTAGGGAAGAAGAGTTTTGAATTTTGGATTGTTGTCCCCGTATCCCTGCTGCCTGCTGCCCTCCGCCTTCTTCCTCCCTTTCATCCCCCATCCCCCATCCCTCCTCCCTTCTTCGCCCTCTGCCTTTTGCCCTACCGATACAGCGGGCTATTACCAGGATTCAGCAGCCGGGGATGATGCACATCATAGAGGGGATCATTGGTAAATAGATCCCGTCGGCTATCTCCTTTCTTGATAAAGAGAAACGTGTTTTGAATGTACCAGGGTTCCAGGTCGTTGCGGAACCAGAAGGGTGTTCTAAAGAGGTCTAAACACTCGTAGTTTCTAATCCGAAACAGTTTGATCCAGTAGCTCTGATTCTGCTCGTTGATATGCCCCTGTCCTCCCTGGTGTTTCATGGCAGCCCCAAACATCACCAGATCCGCAGCCTGACAAATATCTCCAATAAATGAATCCGCTCTTTCTGCTGACAAATGTTCTGCCACTTCTAAGCTCATTGCCAGATCAAATTTTCGTTCTGTTTTGTAAGGTTTTTGCAAATCGTGGAAAGCGTAATGGAGGTTGGGGTTTTGCACCTTATCTTTGACCCATTCTCCTTCTACAGCTTGTAAATGCTCGACGCCGAGTTCCTGTGCTGCCTGAAGCCAGGTTCCTATACCTGCGCCAAAATCAATGATGGAGTTGGGTTTGTAGAAGTTAAATAGGTATTTGAAAAATTCCTGAGCCGTTCTGTAGGAGCCTGAAGATTGGTGGGCGTAAAAGGCGGTATCGTAAATTTCCTTGGGAATTAACGCCAGGATTTCCTTCGCTTCCTGACAGTCGGGTAGGTACACCAGAATCGTATTGCAGAGGCTTTCTGCTTCTTTATATTGTCTGTTTTGGTAAAAGGTGTGGGCAGTCTGGATGGCTTCGGGCAACGTTAAGGTCGTCATAGTTTTGGGGGTGGAGTAAGGAATGGGGCGTCACTGCTAATGAGGTTACCCAAATCAGCAGATAAGTGAACGGGTGGACATGATAATGACGAGTTCCTCTGGGAATGCTAATTAGGATAGTGTCCCCCAAGGCAAAAAATGAGCATTTCCCTCATGGCGAATTCCCCTAAGCCACTGACGATCGCTTTGCAATACCAGCGAGAAGGACGATTTCGGGAAGCAGAGCAGGTTTATCGAGAAATCCTTGAGCAGCAGGCAGACTCGGTTGATGCCCTCAATTTGCTAGGAGCGCTGGTCTATCAACAGGGTAGATTTGAGGAAGCGGTCGCCTATTTTGAGCAAGTTCTAGGGCTACAGCCGAATAATCCAGATGCCTATAACAGCTTGGGAGTAGCTCTGAAGGGGCAGGGCAATGCGGAGGCAGCGATCGGTTATTATCGGCAGGCATTGGCACTGCGTCCCTATCATCCGGAGGTTCATAATAATTTAGGGAACGCGTTACGCGAATTGGGGCAGGTGGAGGCGGCGATCGCTGCCTACCAGCAAGCCCTTGATCTGAAATCTGCCTACCCGGAGGCCCACAACAATCTGGGGGCAATGCTGAAGCAGCAGGGCAAGCTAGAAGCAGCCATTACCCACTATCGGCAGGCAATTTCGCTGAAACCCAACTATGCAGAGGCATATCAGAATTTGGGAGCCGCGTTACATCGGCAGGGCAATCTGACCGAAGCGATCCAGGCTTATCAACAGGCGTTGTTGCTGAAACCGAACTATCCAGAGGTGTATAACAGTCTGGGGAATGTGTTGCAGCAGCAGGAAAAATTTGAGGCGGCGATCGCGCACCACCAACAGGCGATTGCCCTTAAGCCCAGATACCCGGAGGCCTATCATAGTTTGGCAAATGCTTTGCAGCAGCAGGGCAAACTGGCGGAAGCCGTGGTACAATACCACCAGGCACTCGCGCTTCGAGCGGACTATCCGGAAGCCTTGAGCAACCTGGGGAATGCCCTACAGGAGCAAGGCAAGCTGGATGAAGCGATCGCCCATTATCAGCGGGCACTGGAGCTTCGCCCTGACTTTGCCGAAGCTTTAAGCAATCTCGGTTCCGTCCTTAAAGAACAGCGTCAGTTTGAGGCAGCGATCGCCCATTTTCAACAAGCAATTGCCCTGCGACCGGACTATGCTGAGGTTCACAATAACCTGGGAAATGTTTACCAGGAGCAGGGAAACTTTGAAGCGGCGATCGCCGCTTACCAAAAAGCCCTCTCAATTCGACCCGACTTTTCCGATATTCATAGCAATTTGGGCAATATTCTCCAGCTAGTTGGCAGATTTGAGGAAGCGTTTGAGCATTTTGAGCAGGCGATCGCAACCCAGCCCAGTAATGCGGGAGCCTACAATAATTTGGGAATTGCCCTGCGAAATCATGGTCAGATCGACGCCTCATTTGCTGCCTACGAGCAGGCGATCGCTCTCAATCCAGAATTTGTCGAAGCCCACTGGAACAAAGCGCTGACCCAATTACTCAACGGAGACTTGCACCAGGGTTTTGCTGGTTACGAGTGGCGATTCCGCTGGAGCCGATTCCAACAACAAAACCCAGCCCGTCCCTATGCCCAACCCCGTTGGGACGGCTCCGACCTGGAAGGCAAAACCATCTTTCTCTATACCGAACAAGGGATGGGCGACACCATTCAGTTTATTCGCTACGCGCCTCTGCTTGCCCAGCGTGGGGCAACTGTCATTGTTGAATCTCAACCCACCCTTGTGAATCTATTAAGCACCGTTCCCGGTATTCATCAGGTCATTCCCTACGGTTCCCCTCCCCCCACCTTAGATGTTCACGCTCCTTTGATGAGCTTACCGCAAATCCTGGGAACTACATTGGAGACAATTCCCGCTGAAATACCGTATTTAGGGAATGGGGAGGGTAAGGCAGAAGGCGGGGAGTCAGGAGCCAGGAGTCAGGAGTCAGAGGAGCGTTCTCAGCTCTCAGCTCTCAGCTCTCAGCTCTCAGATTCAATTCAAAATTCAAAATTCAAAATTCAAAATTCTTCTCCCCCACTCTCTTTGAAAATTGGCATCGTCTGGACAGGGAATCTGGACAACCCCTATAACCGTGCCCGTACCTGTCCTTTAGAATTACTGCTTACTCTGGCAAACTTACCTGACATTAACCTCTATAGCCTCCAGAAGGAGTTGCAACCTGCGGATCTGGAACTGTTGCAGGCGCATCCTGAAGTGCAGGATTTGCGAGAATATTTGACCGATTTTGTCGCCACAGCAAATTTGATGGATCAGCTTGATCTGGTAATTTCTGTGGATACGGCAGTTGCCCACCTGGCAGGTGCTTTAGGTAAACCTGTCTGGTTATTATTACCCTCCACACCGGACTGGCGTTGGCTGCTAAGGCGGGAAGATAGCCCCTGGTATCCCACCATGCGGTTATTCCGCCAGCCTTCCTTTGGGGATTGGCAGGGGGTGATGGAGCAGGTGAGGGAGGCGTTAGGGCAGAGGGGAGAGGGGAAAGGGGGAAAGGGGAAAGGGGGAAAGGGAAAAGGGAAAAGGGGAAAGGGGGAAAGGGGGAAAGGGAAAGGGAGGAAGAAGGAAGCCAGGAGTCAGAAGCCAGGAGCCAGGAGCCAGTCCTCAGCACTCAGTCCTCAGTCCTTGGCTTCAACTCACAACTCAAACCTTAAACCTCAAAACTCTTCCCCCCTCCCCCCTCCCTCAGGCCTCCCTTCTTCCTCCTATCCAGAGGAACTGAAAGTGGCGATTCGCCATCACCAGGCAGGGCGGATCAGAGAGGCGGAGCAGGTTTGTCATCAGATCTTGCAGCAACGGGAGCACCCGGAGGTTTGGCATTTGTTGGGGTTGATTGCCCATCAGGAGCGGCGGCTGGAGGCGGCGATCGCCCATTATCAGAACGCTCTGAGGCTAAATCCAGATCACTATGACACCCACAACAATATTGCGGTAGCGCTGCATGAGCAGAACCAAATTGATGCGGCAATTGTTCATTACGAGCGGGCTTTGGCGCTGAAGCTGGACTACGCGGATGCCCATAATAACTATGCCAATGCGCTGCGATCGAAAGGTCAGGCGCAGGCAGCGATCGCCCATTATCGGCAGGCGATCGCCTATCAACCCCACTACCCCGATGCCCACAACAATCTGGGGCTGGTACTTTTTGCAGAGGGGGAGTTTGAACAGGCAGCGGCATGTTACCGGCAGGCGATCGCATTACGCCCGACCTATGCCCAGGCGCACAACCACCTTGGCAATGCCTTGAAAGAACTGGGGGATTTTGCATCAGCGACGCAGCACTATCGGCAGGCGCTCGCCCTCAAACCCAATTACGCCAAGGCATACAATAATTGGGGCAATATTTTTCGAGATGAGGGAGAGTTGCAGACCGCGATTCAGTATTATGACCAGGCGATCGCGCTGGAGCCTGATTTTGCCGAAGCCCATTGGAATAAGGCACTCACTCTGCTGATAGGTGGCGACCTGAAGCGGGGCTTTGCCGAATACGAATGGCGCTGGCAGGTCAAAAATTTGGCATCTTTTCAACCGATGCGATCGTTCCCTGCTCCGCTTTGGGATGGGTCTCCCTTAGAAGGCAAAACGATCTTCCTCCACGCGGAACAGGGCATGGGAGATATCATTCAGTTCGTTCGCTATGTCTCTCTTGTCCGCGATCGAGGAGGACGGGTGATTTTAGAATGTCACACCCCCTTGGTAAATCTATTCCAAACCATCCCTGCCATTCAGCAGATCGTCCCCTACGGCAGTCCCCCGCCTCCATTTGATGTCCACGCTCCGTTGATGAGCCTGCCCCATATTTTGGGAACGACTCTGGAGAGCATTCCTGCCCAGGTGCCGTACTTGTCTGTCCCCACACCCCACACCCCACACCCCACACCCCTCAAAGTTGGCATCGTCTGGTCTGGCAATCCCCAAAATCCCTACAACCGTGCTCGAACCTGTCCCCTCGATTGGTTACTCACACTGACAGAGATTTCTGACATTCAACTTTTCAGTTTGCAAAAAGAATTGCAACCTGCTGACCTGGAACGATTGCAGGCGCATCCTGAGGTGCAAGATTTGCGGGAGCAACTGACTGATTTTGTGCAGACTGCAATGCTAATTGGGCAGCTTGACCTGATTATTTCAGTGGATACAGCAGTGACACATCTGGCGGGCGCTTTGGGTAAACCAGTCTGGCTGCTATTGCCTTTTGCTCCCGATTGGCGCTGGATGTTAGCGCGGGAAGATAGCCCCTGGTATCCCACCATGCGCCTTTTCCGACAGCACACGCTCAATGATTGGCAAGGCGTCGTCGATCGGGTTCGAGCGGCTTTGTTGCGAGAGAAACTGGGGGTGAGGGGTGAGGAGTGAGGGTCTAGGAGCTAGGAACTAGGGGCTAGGAGTTCCCTACTCTCGACTCCCCACTCCCCATGCTTAAAACCTTAAACCAACGCCTGCCTGCAAAGAGGCGGCGGTTCCACCGCTGTTGCGATAGGCATTGAAGGCAATGATGGCGTTGCCAAATAAAACTGCATCACTGTTGGGCAGGGCATAGTCAACCCCTGGCTGAATCACAAAGGCGGTTTGGTTGCCAACGGGCGTTGTGCCAGAGGCGTTAAACGCAGCTCCCAAGCCAACATAAACATCGGTACGCCAGTTTACCGGAATGTCGTAGGAGACGGTTGGAACGGCGGCAGTTCCACTGCCAATTAATACCTGGGCGCGTGCCGAAACAGGAACTTTAAGAAACTTATAGCGAAAGGCAATATTGGCAGCCGTTTCGCTGTCTTCTCCAATGCCGCCACTGGTTACCCCAACGGCAGCACCAAGCCCAATGTAGCTACCGTAGGCAGCCTGTGCCATTGCTGGTGATGAAGTTGCCAGGGTGCATCCCGCTGCGATCGCCGCCCCTCCCACAACAGCCATTCCACCCTGCCAGAAGCGCGTTACTTGCTGGCTGGAAAATAAACTTCTGAAATATTTCATCATTGTTGCTCCTTAACACCCACACAGCAAGGGCTTACTTATGATTAAATTTAGCCGAATTCTTGAAAAGTGATCCAATTAAATTAATTCATATAGCAATCCTAAATCAGTTGGGAGATGGAGAGGCTTTGTCAGAAAGGATTCCATCGGAATCCTTTCTGACCATCCAAATCGGATCACTGTATCGGTACATTTAGCAATAGCAACCCATCGATTTACCTATCACTAAAAGCGATTTAAGAACAGACAAACCTGTTAATTAATCTCCTTAGATTCTCCTATTTCAGTCCTATTGATTCACTAAAAATCTGTGGGGATAGCAATTTTCACCCCGTTTAAGATCCCAACAAAAACTCATTTACCCCGCTCCAGTCATTAACCAATGCCCTCTTCTTGCGGGTTGCAATTGTGTCAGCCAGGTAATTTGCATCACGGGCGATGCCCGAAAACCTGCCCGAACCCCAGGTGTAGAGCCAGGGAAGCCCCAGGAAGTAAAATCCGTTAATTCCGGTAACTCCCCGATCGTGTCCGGGGTAACCCTTGCCATCAAATACTGGAACCTCAATCCAGCTAAAGTCGGACTCGTATCCAGTACACCAAATTACTGCCCCAATATTTGCTGCCTCCAGGTCAAGCTTAAGCATGGGTGCCGTCGGTTTCCACACAGGGGCGTAGGGTGGGTCAACGGGTGCCTGGATCTGATTCTTTTCAATAAAGGCATCAATACTCTTTTTGATGCTTTCTGCAACCGCATCCGCCTGATCCAGATTTTGTTGCAAATCATCCCAAAATTCGAGCCTGCTATCCCTGATTGTTTTTAACCTACCGTGCAGTTGCATGCCTTCCAGGGCAAACTGACGTAGATCGATTTCCCGCCCACCTCCACGCCCTGTCACATAATGGTTGGCTTTCGTGCGGACTTTTTCTTTTTGGGGATGTTGATCGATCGACAGATCGTAATAGCCCATCTGATCCAGCCAATCGACCACATCTTTACCGCGATAGCGCCGGGGCGATCGGGGCGCGCTCCCCACACATAAATGCACCTGCTTCCCGGCCAGGTGCAAATCCTCTGCAATCTGACAACCCGATTGCCCCGTTCCCACCACCAGCACACTTTTGTTGGGTAAAGACTCTGGATTTTTGTACTCGGAGGAGTGTAGTTGAACGGTGTATTCTGGCAACCGCTCAGCGAGTTTGGGGATCTTAGGAAGATGGTACCCGCCGACTGCAATTACGACCTGATCCGCCGTATAGTCTCCGATCGAAGTGGCAAGTTCAAACCCGGTCTGCGACACGTTTCTACGAATTCTTGATACCTCAACGCCTTCCATGACCAGCGGGTTAAAGGACGCTGCGTAGTTCTCAATGTATTGCACAATTTCATCCCGCTGCATGAACCCATTTGGCTCATCGCCCGGATAGGGATAACCCGGAAGCTGACATTGCCAGTTGGGAGTTACTAAGCAGAAAGAATCCCACCGCTGCGATCGCCAGGAATGCCCAATTTGATTCTTCTCAAAAACAATATGGTCAATTTCCCGCTCCTTTAAGCAATAGCTCATGGACAGCCCCGCCTGCCCCCCACCGACAATGACAACGGAATAGTGTGGTTTCATTGGCTCATCCCAAATTTTGGATTGAAATTGAGTGCAAGGTGCGGGGTGTGGGGTGTGGGGTGTAGGGTGTGGGGTGTGGGGACAAACGCGGAGACGCGGAGAGTGTCATCAATAAATTCCCCTTGTCCCCTTCCCCCTCTGCCCTCTGCCCTCTGCCTTACCCGGCTCCTGTGCTGCAAGATAAACGCTATCAAAGGCGATGTTTTGTATCTCTCATTACGAAAATCCCTGGTCTAACAGTAAGACCAGGAAGGGCGATCGCTCTCTCCAAAATGCTCTCAAACAATCATCTGACGGCTATCGATTTCGACAGGTCATCTCGAAAGACTGTCCAATGATCGACAAAGTGCAATAACCCAAGACTGATCCGGTTTTAATACCCCGCTGAATTCGATAAACGTCTGCCCGGATTCAATGAACGCCCCTCTGGATTCAATGAACGATCGTCCGAATTCAATCAACGCTCCCCTGAATTCGATGAACGTCTGCCCGAATTCAATCAACGTCCCTCCGGATTCAGTAAACGATCGTCCGAATTCAATCAACGCCCCCTTGAATTCAATAATCACCTGTCCGAATTCAATAACCCTCGTCCGAATTCAATCAACGTTCTCTTAATTTCCACTAACGACTGATCGAATTCCATTTAGCAGAATCAAAATGGGAATCAGAGCGCTTGCTTTTCTTGAAGGCGATCACCCAACTTTCTCACCAAATTGTCTGAATTGTTGTCAATGCTTGAATCGTTTGATCGCAGGTAACCAGCGGCAAGCCAAATAAAGTGCAGTCGCAGCAATGATGCGATCGGGCATATCAGATTCATTTTGAGGTTATGTGATCGATGTGAGTGATCGTAGCATTGCAACAACGCACGATCGCCCCACCCATCCCCAAACCGATCGCCACAGCTATCTGCCAGCCTTGAGTTCCCATGCGATCGTCCCCATGCTTAAACTGCTGCGATTATATCAGTAGGGCAAGAGAATATTCGCTCAATTCAGGCAAGCATGCAGAGGGCGATCGCTGAGGTTATATGGTACTCAGGCAGCGCAAGGCTGGGTTCAATTGTGGACTGGCAGGGTAGAGCGATCGGGCAATTTGTGATCGCCCCACCCATCCCCAAACCGATCGCGACAAGCGCTTGTCAGCTTTACATGCGTTGCCATCCCAATTCAGAAAAGTTTTCACATGAAAAATTTTTTGTTGATTTGTCGCCTTTGTGGGGGCAAAAAGCCCTTTCGCTCCTGCCAGAATATTGGTCATTACCAGAAAATTTACAGCAAGAATTTTTTGGGCGATACGTACACTCCATTACGTTGTTTCTTAGAATGATGGGGGTACTCTTCTTGGCTCTGTGGAGTCAGGTTTGAAATTGCGCCCATTTGATCCGCCAAAAGTTGGTACATCACGATGGAAAATCTTTGGAATACTGTTTCTAAATGGCCCGTTTTCATATTTGCTTCGATTCTGGGCGTTTTTCTGAATGCGATCAAACCGATTCGTCCCTTGCTCAAAAATCCTGTAACGGCGATCGCCCTGGTCGGGTTGCTGGTAGCTGGGTTTGCTTTTGTTGCGTTTACCCTGCGTGCCATGTTGGGGTTAAATCCGGTCTAATTTGCTAAAGCTGTTAGCATTTAGCTAGAAAGATTAAGTTTGATTGCCGATCGCTCCTACACACGAGGCAGCAGCGATTGCAAGTTTTAGAGGTAGGTTTGTTATGGCTACAGATCGACGGGTTGCCCGCGTTTCCGAGTTGATTAAACGAGAAGTTAGCCAGATGCTGTTGTCTGGTATCAAGGACGATCGGGTCGGGTCGGGGATGGTGAGCGTCACCGATGTGGAAGTGTCTGGTGACCTGCAACACGCAAAGATTTTTGTCAGCATTTATGGCTCTAACGAAGCCAAGGCTGAAACGATGGCTGGCTTAAAGTCTGCCACTGGCTTTGTGCGGAGTGAACTGGGTCAACGAATTCGCCTGCGCCGTACCCCCGAAGTTGTTTTTCTGGAAGATAACTCCCTGGAACGGGGCGATCGGGTTCTGTCTCTGCTCAATCGTTTGAGCCAGGAACGGCAGGGGTCAGAGGCTGACTCCTTGAACTCTGAAGACCCAGCCCCTGAGAATGGGGATGGAGTAAATGAGCCGATTTAGCTTTAACCACCCTCTTTTTTCAAATAGCGCTGCACATCCGTTAAGACCTGTTTGCCCCCCCGAAAACTCATGAGGGCGATCGCGCGGTTAAAGTCTGCTCCAGGCGTAGGCTTTAATTTCTTCCTTCTGATACTGAACGGTGGGGGAGTGTACGAAGGCTGGAAAATAAAGAACCGTTTTCTCAAACTTTTGCTGCCTGCGGGTGAAGGTATACTTCTCCAAAAATGAAACTTCCCCGACGACTTTGTAATCGGAAATTCCTGTCTCCTCAAGGAACTCACGGCAAGCGGCTTCTAAGGCTGATTCTCCTGGGTCGGCATGCCCCTTAGGAAAGCCCCAGTGTCCGGCATGATGTTGGATCAGCAGAAACTGGTATTCCTTGTCTTTGGGCAGAATGGGAACAATGCCAAAGGCCTCATCCCTGGCAATGCTGGAATCAACCATGAGAATTGAGATGACGAGCGCAGTAACTAAAGAAATTTTGACTATTTTGAGCCAAAACCTGAAACAACGAATGTATCCTAAGACAGAAAAATGAACGGTTACTGAAAAATCCTTACCAGGATGCCAAATTCCTTAGAGCCATACCCTTAGTCAGGATTTTTTTGATCGGATGTAACTCCTGCCTAAGCTTCTATACGGCAACCGCGATCGCTTCCTGACCATGTTTCCGGAGAAGCTCCATTAGTTCATCCCGGTAGTCGTGGAAGGTCGTATGCCGCTTGACGTGATGGCTCCGTTCTGGAAGTTTAACCACAATTTCTTTTCTAACAGTACCCGGACGGGCACCCAGGGCGTAGATCCGATTCGATAGAAAAACCGCTTCCTCAACATCGTGGGTGATCATGAAAACGGTAATGCCTGTGCGTTCCCATAGCTCCAGCATAAATTCATGCATTGACTCTTTTGTGTGGATATCAAGCGCGCCAAAGGGTTCGTCCATTAACAATACCTTGGGTTCCGAGGCGAGGGCACGGGCGATCGCCACCCGTTGTTTCATCCCCCCCGACAATTCCTTGGGGAGGGCTTTGGCAAATTTTGTCAATCCCACCACACTCAGGTAGTAACTGGCCTGTTCCCGGCGCTCCTTTTTGGGAACCCCTTGCAGCTTCAGCCCAAATTCAGCATTATCTTGCACCGTCATCCAGGGATAGAGGGTGTAGTGTTGGAAAACCATGCCGCGATCGGGACCCGGTCCGGTAACTCGTTTGCCATCAATCCTGACTTCCCCCGTTGTCGGTGTATCCAGTCCGGCAATCTGGCGCAGCAGCGTGGACTTGCCCGAACCCGATGCCCCCACCGCACAAATAAATTCACCCTGCTCAGATCAACATGTTGATATCTTTCAAGACGACCAGGGTGCCATTCTTCGTCTCAAAGTTTTTGTGCAGTTGGTTGACCTGTAAATACATTCGGTTAAACCTCGCAGGAATGAAAATTATGAATTTTGAATTATGAATTTTGAATGGGGAGTAGGAAGAGCGTTTTGAATTTTGAGTTGGATCATTCGTTGTTGGTCATTGGTGGCTGCTCACTGTTGATTGGTCACTGACACCTGACACCTACCACCTACCTCACCTACCGCTTCTGGCTCGCCCACTTACAGGTGACCCGCA from Kovacikia minuta CCNUW1 carries:
- a CDS encoding DUF751 family protein translates to MENLWNTVSKWPVFIFASILGVFLNAIKPIRPLLKNPVTAIALVGLLVAGFAFVAFTLRAMLGLNPV
- the rbfA gene encoding 30S ribosome-binding factor RbfA — its product is MATDRRVARVSELIKREVSQMLLSGIKDDRVGSGMVSVTDVEVSGDLQHAKIFVSIYGSNEAKAETMAGLKSATGFVRSELGQRIRLRRTPEVVFLEDNSLERGDRVLSLLNRLSQERQGSEADSLNSEDPAPENGDGVNEPI
- a CDS encoding NUDIX domain-containing protein; the encoded protein is MVDSSIARDEAFGIVPILPKDKEYQFLLIQHHAGHWGFPKGHADPGESALEAACREFLEETGISDYKVVGEVSFLEKYTFTRRQQKFEKTVLYFPAFVHSPTVQYQKEEIKAYAWSRL
- a CDS encoding ABC transporter ATP-binding protein, yielding MGASGSGKSTLLRQIAGLDTPTTGEVRIDGKRVTGPGPDRGMVFQHYTLYPWMTVQDNAEFGLKLQGVPKKERREQASYYLSVVGLTKFAKALPKELSGGMKQRVAIARALASEPKVLLMDEPFGALDIHTKESMHEFMLELWERTGITVFMITHDVEEAVFLSNRIYALGARPGTVRKEIVVKLPERSHHVKRHTTFHDYRDELMELLRKHGQEAIAVAV